Genomic window (Dehalococcoidales bacterium):
TACCTGACGCGACACCAGGAGTGTGTCCGAGAATCCAATATTGTCACCCTGAGCACATTCGCTTCGCTCAGTATAAACTCCGCGAAGGATATCGCTTGGGGGAGGGAATAGCTTCAATTTAGCCCCACCCCGACCCCGTATTTGATACGGGGCTTCAGTCGCCACGCTCCTTCAGAATGACATTATTCGGCCAGATTTCTAGGGTACGGCTCAGTACCTGGCTTTATTATCTTAGCACCTTTTGTGACATTTATCTCGTTGAGAAACCGTTGATTTTCCCGCGGTTTCCCTTCCGTCCCCGGGGAATAGAATATTCTCCCGCGGGATGTTAATATTGTAAGTTATGCGTTTTACATGGAGGCCGGGCCGACCCCATTACGCCTGGATGGTTCTGGTTGCGGTAATGGTAGTGCAGGCCATAAGCGCGGCGGTCCGTTTTTCTTTTGGGGTATTGATTGACCCTTTAATAGAAGAGTATGGCTGGAGCCGGGGAGCCATCTCCTTAGCCTACAGTCTCCAGTTCCTGGTGGGGATTCCCGCCGTTCTCGTGGCTGGCCGCCTGGCGGAGAAAACCGATTCTCGCCGGATTGTTATCGGGGGAACCATTATCTTTACGGTTGGTATGCTGCTTACCGCCACCATTTCCGAGGTGTGGCAGTTCCAGTTTTATTACGGCGTGCTCGCTGGCGGTCTGGGTTCATCGGCCTTTATCACCGTACTTCCGGTACTGCTTACCCGCTGGTTTCACCGGAAACTCGGGCTGGCAATGGGTGTTATGTGGGTCAGTGTCAGCCTGGGACCATCAGTATTCATGCCTCTGGTACGCTGGTCTATCGAAGCCATGGGCTGGGGTGATACCTTCATTATTTTTGGCGTGGTCGGCGGAATACTGATGCTGGCATCCAGTTTTTTCCTCAGAGACCACCCCGGAGAGATGGGCCTGACTGCTTATGGAAGCCAGGATATAGAGACGGCACAGGTCAATACCGGCTCCGGAGTTGCCGCTTTTTCCTGGCGGCAGATTACGGTTAATAGTAGCTTCTGGTTTTTAATTGCCGTCCATGCCCTGGGCTGTGTCGGCCATTCCATACCTTTAGCCCACATGGTCTCTATGGCCACTTTTGTCGGTATTGCCGGGATTACCGCCGCCGGAGTGTTGAGCGTTGCCACCGCCGCTTCGCTATTCAGCCGGCTGGGGATGTCTTTCGTGGCTGAGGCAAAGGGAGGCAGGTTTACCCTGGCTCTGGTCTTGCTGTTGCAGACTTTACCCACTATGCTGCTGCTTAACGCCCGGGAAGTACCTTTGTTTTACTCTTTTGCTTTACTCTTCGGGCTGGGCTATGGTGGAGAGATGGTTGGCTTTCCCATCTTTAACCGTCAGTATTACGGGAATAATGCTCCACTAAATACTATCTACTCCTATCAGATGGCCGGTGCCATGCTGGGGATGTCAGTTGGCGGCTGGTTAGGCGGCACTTTGTTTGACCTGACCGGGGTTTACACGTGGAGCGTTCTGGCCTCAGTTGGCGCCAGTATGCTGGGAATGATAGCCGCCCTGATGCTGCCCTTACATTATGCTCATCCGCATTCCTCTGATGTTGCTTGAACCAGCCGGATATTGCGTCAAATCGGAAGGTCAGGCTCCCTGCCGGTATGACTAAAGTCGTATTCAAGCTGTCATGGGTGCACTATCCTAATAATGATTAGGGAAAGTTCATGGAGTTAAGAAGGAGGTGGTGATGCCGATAAAGCGTCAGCCACCTTTGAGAATGGTCTCCTGGAATTGAGGCTCCCCAGAGTTGATATCTCAAAGAAGATCGAGGTTAAACCTGAACTCCCGAAAGGTGAGGAGACGGCTATCGCCTGACCTCCGGTCTGGTGCGTAAAGCAAAA
Coding sequences:
- a CDS encoding MFS transporter, with product MVVQAISAAVRFSFGVLIDPLIEEYGWSRGAISLAYSLQFLVGIPAVLVAGRLAEKTDSRRIVIGGTIIFTVGMLLTATISEVWQFQFYYGVLAGGLGSSAFITVLPVLLTRWFHRKLGLAMGVMWVSVSLGPSVFMPLVRWSIEAMGWGDTFIIFGVVGGILMLASSFFLRDHPGEMGLTAYGSQDIETAQVNTGSGVAAFSWRQITVNSSFWFLIAVHALGCVGHSIPLAHMVSMATFVGIAGITAAGVLSVATAASLFSRLGMSFVAEAKGGRFTLALVLLLQTLPTMLLLNAREVPLFYSFALLFGLGYGGEMVGFPIFNRQYYGNNAPLNTIYSYQMAGAMLGMSVGGWLGGTLFDLTGVYTWSVLASVGASMLGMIAALMLPLHYAHPHSSDVA